Sequence from the Miscanthus floridulus cultivar M001 chromosome 16, ASM1932011v1, whole genome shotgun sequence genome:
aaaaacgATGGTCGTAACTCATATACAGTAACGAAAAAAGACTAAGATCAGCCCAAACTCCATTCAGATTTGTTCTCCATGGTCTCGTAGTAAGTAAACTACTACGGAGTACTATGTCCGAAAGAAGGTAAAAATACGCAACAATTTGACCGGCCCGTACGAAACGTATTCTTTAATCTCCTCTGGTCAACATGGTGCTTCATGGAATGGAAGCCTTGGATTTCTCAATAGAAGCTGCAGGCCGTTGCTTGCTTTGGTTTTTCTATTTCAAGGTAAAGTAAGACGTCAGCTGCATCGTCAGCTGATGCTGGTGTttggtcccgttcgcttcgctgaaaaaataagtcgaaatattgttctggctgatttgttacgagaaaaaacactgtttcggctgaaaaaacaagctgaaaagtatgaattataagagaaacgaacatgaCCAATATTTGTTCTTATGCAGCCAAAGCCAGCACAATGATTTAATCACAGGAAGATAAGTAGTACTACTAAATATAATGAAGGATTCACAGATCAGATTAGCTGTATGCGGGGGGCACGCACGTGCCATGGAACCGCCGGGGTTAAACCAAGTACAGAGATTCCTTTCGTGCCGGGTAATCACTTGTCGACTCACAAGAAGCAAAGCATGAGTAGGCTTGAAACAACATGAACTGAGGTGATGCCGCCTTACCTTTCTTCTGATGGGTAGCTGGAATACACattttctcttgagagataaatcTGGATTGCTCCAGTTCCTGCCACATGCGTCCCGGCACTGACTGAGATCACGATCGGATTAATTAATAACAAAACAAATGTGCTGTCTACTCCTACAAGACAGAACAAAACAGTGCAGCTTCAGCTCTACGGagtacttaggccctgtttgatgTAGCTCCAACTctgggtggagctgctccactccaGAACTTCAGGTGGAGCTAGCTCTAGGTGGAGTTGGAGCTGTCTGATTGAGGTGTTTGGCTGAGAGGATGTCCCCGGCTCCAGAAAAGAGGAGTTTGAAGGTGAATTGTCATTCTTGCCCCCAACTcatggtcccacctgtcatcctcttACTCTCCTCTTTTCTTCCTCAGGGACAGCAAAGTAgcaggatggggtggtggtggtTGTTTCTTAGGGAATGGGCGAGCGGGGGAGGGAATGGCCAAGTCCAGCGACAACTGCGGAGGCACCAAGGGCAGCGGGGGAGGGCCGGCTGGTGGGCTCGGTTGCCGAGGAAGCGGAGGCAGCCGAGGACGCGTTGACACGAGCGCGTAGTCGGTAGGAGAGGTCGATGGCGTCGCGGTGGTCAGGGTCGAGCGCGAGGAGCGCCAGCGCGTCGGAGGAGGCAGGCTGCGCGGTTGCTGTGGAAGACGGCGCAGTCGGGGTGGCCGCgtggggcgaggcggagcgccagCTCGTACTGGCGCAGCGCCAGCTCGTACTGGCGCAGCGCCCCGGCGTAGTCGCGCGACTGGAACAGGCGGTTGCCCTCCTCCTTGAGCTCGTGTGCGCACGGCGGCCGGATCTGGGCGGGCACGGCTGCCGGAGTTGGGCGGGAACGGGGGCCGGAGCTAGGTGAGCGGGTGACGGAGATGCTCGAAGACCTTCGCGAATCCAGTCGGACGGGGAGGGAGTCACGGCGCAGGGGCTCGGAAAAATAGAATCGAACCGTTTTTTTCTGTAATTAGTGGCATTGGTGGGTAATTACCCATCAACTCCACGAGGAAGTTCAGAAGAGAGAGTTTTAGAGCAGCAAATGAGGTGCTCCAAAACTCTACCCCAATTTGCACTATAGCTCCATGGAATTGGCAGCTCTATGGAGTTTTAAAGCTGGGATGTTTGGCTGAATTTTTTTGCTGAAGTTGCTGGAGTTCTGGAGTGAAGCCATGCCAAACAGAACCTTAATCCGTTCGGCTCCCGCTCCCGGTCTTAAAAATGCGTTGCTGCATCGACATTCTCGTGGACACGGAAGGGCTCTGGTATGTTGGGTGTAAAAAATATCAGCAGCAGGGGCAACGTGTCTGTCCCGCGCCCACTACAATTTGCACATCTCGAGATGATGATGATCGTCCCGCCTCGTTTCATCAGCTCTGAAGTACACGAGGCAGGCATATACGAATACGGTAGCGATACGAATGCAACAGGCTAGTAGGGGGGTCGCTCAAGTGGTCAACGCAAGCCGGAAAGGAACAGCATCCGAAAAGGAGCAAGGGACCCCTACCCCTAGAAACAGCACAGCACACACCAAAGATCGGATGCCCGCCCGTCCGCTCGGCGTCGTCTGATCGTCTCCAGTCCCTCGCGGTGTGTCGGTCCCTCACTTTTCCTCATGCCCATCTGTTCCGAGCGCTACGTGGGAGCGGACTTGGCCGGGAAACACGCACCACCATGACCCGTTTCGTCGAGTCGTCGTCGACACCTTGCAAAAAAGCGCCACCGGCACGACGCGACCATTATCCAGTAGCCGTCGCAAAAATCGGTTATAATTCTCGCGGAGCAGTTTCGCTCTCTGATTTATAGAGCTGATTTGGCTTTAAAAAAATAGGGCTGATCCCCGCCTCCCGTCGCCGTCCCGCTTCGAATCCACGCAAAATTTCACTGCCTCTGCCTGCCACGGGCCTGCGCGCCGGGCCGCCCCGCTCCCTCCCGCGCCCACGCGCGGAAACAGCAGGGGGCAGACAGGGCCCCGCACCAAACGAAAACACCACCAAAAAAACACGCAGCCGAGACGAGAGGCACACGCACATCCCCAGTCCGTCCGCGGTCCGCGCTCTGCCGATTCGGATCCCCTTCCTCTCTTCCCCTTCCCCCCACTTCCCTTCTCCAACCCACCAGCCGCGGCGCAGCGCCGCGACCCAAGCAAGCACTCCTCGTAGTGGGGGAGCCAGAGCCAAATGGGGTACCTCTCCTGCCGCGCGGACTCGTCCGTGGCGACGTGCCGCTCCATCACGGCCATCTCGCCACTCCCAATCTCGCGCCGCTCGGGGTCGTCCAGGCCCGcgctgccgccggcgccggcggccatCGAGCGCTTCGACTACGCGGAGCTGGAGGCGGCCACGTCCCACTTCGCGGATGCGGCGCTGCTGGGCCGGGGCAGCCACGGGGCCGTCTACAAGGCCGTGCTCCCCTCGGGCCGCGCCGTCGCCGTCAAGCGCCCCTCCCCGCGCCGCTCCGAGGTGGACAACGAGATCCGCATCCTCTCCTCCGTCCGCGGGCCGTGCCTCGTCAACCTCCTCGGCTTCTCCGACCCCGGCCCCAATAGCCCCGGCCACGCTCCGGTCGCGCGCCTCCTCGTCGTCGAGTACATGCCCAACGGCACGCTCTACGACCTGCTCCACTCCAGCCCGCGCCCGCCCGGGTGgccgcgccgcctccgcctcgcgCTGCAGACGGCCAGGGCGCTGCGCGCGCTCCACGACGCCGACCCGCCCGTCATCCACCGCGACGTCAAGTCCGCCAACGTCCTGCTCGACGCCAACCTCGACGCACGCCTCGGCGACTTTGGCCTCGCCCTCCGCGTGCCCAAGGCCAATgccaccgccggcgccggcgctacTGCTGCCACCAAGCCGGTGCCCGCGGGCACGCTCGGCTACCTCGACCCGGCCTACGTCACGCCCGAGAGCCTCAGCACCAAGACGGACGTCTTCAGCTTCGGGATCCTGCTGCTGGAGATCATCAGCGGACGCAGGGCCATCGACGTCCAGCACTCGCCGCCGTCCGTCGTCGAGTGGGCCGTCCCGCTCCTGcggaaaggcaaggtggcctcgCTGTTCGACCCGCGTGTGGCGCCGCCACGCGACCCGGCCACACGCAAGGACCTTGCCGCGCTGGCCGCTAGCTGTGTGCGCTCGTGCAGGGAGCGCCGCCCGTCCATGGCCGACATCGTCCAGCGTCTCGTGGTTCTCAGCAAAGCAGTGTCGGCCAAGGTGTGGAACGGGCTCGCCGATGGGCTTGCCGTGGTAGGGAACCCCTGCGCGGTTGTTGATGTTCACAAGACCATCTCGAAGCGAGCTGCTGCCAGCAACAGGGCTGAATCGGAGAGGGAGTCGACTTCAGCATTGGCGTTTGACGACGATGAAAAGGAGGAAGCAGACGCAGGGGCCTTGGAGGAGGATCAGGTGCCATTGGTTGGTGCCAAAAAGTCACCCCGGCCACTGAAGAACGGGATAGTGTTATCTGAGGCAGGGGCTCGGGAGAGGAGAAATCTCTTGGACCTGATGGCTCGGATCGATGGTGTTGCCGGCCAAAGATTTGGCATTAGCAGAGCAAGAACAGTACGCGCTACTGGTGAGCTTATTGAAAAGGATGCAGTGTTGCTCCTAAGGAGGAACCAGACGGTAAGAGTTGTTGGATCTGAGGCACTGCCAAAATCCGAAAGGATTTCTCGTTTTGATGTGAAGATCAAACACAAAGTGGCTGAAGAGCAAGAGAAGCCAGGGAAAGTCCAAGAGAAAGCAGAGAATATCCAAGATAATACAAGTGGGGTTCAAGAAAGTTCCAAGGAAACATTAGGCAAAACAAGCAAATTGTTAGAGGCAACGGAGCCAAACCTCGACAAAGAAGAGAAGATTCAAGAAAAGGAAGAGCAAAACCTTGAAAAAGTGGAAAATGTTCAAGAGAATGAAGGAAAAATCCAATGCACGGCAGAGAAAATCCAGGAAAGTCAAGGAGGAACCCGAGACAAAGTAGAAAAGTTCATTTAAGACTGAGGGGAGTTAAATTCATACAATGTTCTTGAGGTTGGCTTAATCAACTATCACCTGGCACCTTACCTCGAGCTCATGAGATACAAATCTCATTCCCCAGGTATCATCGTGGTAATTGGGGTTGTACCAGAAATATTCCCTGGTATTGATGATTGGCTGATACAGCCTTGAATTGAGATCCAAGCCAGCCGTTTGGAACAGGCTGATTGTGGTTCTAGGGTGATAACCAAATGCAATGGCTTGCTTGTGATATCTCCTAGTGTAGCTCTGAGATCGAAACAACAAAGAGCCGTAGATCTTCAGATTCAATTTAAGCAACTGGTGATCATTTCGCTGCTTCAAACTGAATCAAGTGGAGCTTCAAAATGACCACTAGTTGAAGTAGATTGTTCGTTGTTGTAGTATTCTTTTGTTGATTATTTTTCCTGCCTGCATACAACAAGAAGCACAAGTGTGGAATTGTTTTTTATATATGTAGGCATGGTGGTAGCTGTAGTGGATGTTAACTTGTTAAAGAGAATTATTTTTGCATTTCCACCTTGGGAAGGTACATATAGTGGAGATGTTCTCATGCAGTGACCATGTAGTACTTGTGTTCTAGACTGCTAGTCCAGTGTCCAGATATGACTGCTTCATTTTATTTGTGTTGGACAAATCCTGGATAAATATAAGCATATGATATTTTGCAACTGTTCTATTATGATGTACTTGTTGGCACTGTTGTTTTGGAAAAATTAGGTGCAATGCTTTGTTGCTTCAGGCATTGATGTATCAAGGTCGCAAGGTGTGATCTTCAGTTGCGCAGTCTCATCCTTTTCTTGCATAGATTCTCGTGCATTACTTACTGGGGTGCATTCATTACttaacatgttcatcacatgaaCTGTGCAGAGCAACTGAGAGCAAACACACAGTATCTCCGTTCGTCTGATTGGATCGTCCAACTGCCTGCTCCGTCCTGTGAGTTTAATGCATTCTTTATCGGCCAGACGAGCCCAAGCGAACGCTGCGTAAATGTGAAGATTTGAAAGAGAAAAAAAGGACAAGTGCTCACCAAACTGAAAATTCTAAGGAAAAATTATCAAAAACAGAGGGGGTGGTGATTATCGCTCCATAATCATTTGCTGATAAGAGGAAGAGGGAGCGAAAAATCATTATTGTTGGTTTGGGTTTTGTTGAGGATTCATATATATGCTGCTGACACGATGACCAGTAATGTCAATCACGTGGTATTAGTTTTCCTAGTTTGATTTGTCACTGTACATCAACATCACGTAGTGGCCAAATTCACGGCGTATTTTGCTGGAGAAGTGTGCAGATAGGAATCAAAGTTAGGAGTTTGGTACAGTGGTAGGTGAGACTGAACATGGGATGTAGGATCAGGATCCTGCGTAGAAATGATCCAGTTTCCCTCTTGCAATCATACTTGATATGCCTGAGAAATAGTAGTTGCCAGAGTACAAGCAAACAGGATCATTAGCCAAGTCAGCATCAGCAGTGAACTTCTAGTATGAGCTGGCTTGAACAAGCATATAGGTGAATGCCGGAGTCCGGACCATGCATGAACACCACCAGCGTCAACGACAATTGCGGGACCAGGCGTTGTATGATGGGAGACGAAGAGTACCTGAAAGCTACTGATACAATCAATTAGTACACTTGAAGAAATAAAGCCCATTTTTGTTATGATAAGACATATTACCCTACATGTTACTCAGCCTTTCACACAATTGATGAGGCAAATTCAACTTTGACCATTAGCAGTCTACTTGGATTTAAAATTGTGCCTACAGTGAACCACATCTTTTGATAATAGGACGGGTGGCTGGCTATCTCTTCCACATCTGCCTGAAAAAGAGTGTGTAGCTAccattccaaaaataataaaatactagtAGTACATATACTAAGGgcatgtttagattccaaaaaattttgcgtagtacccgtcacatcgaatcttgcggcacatgcatggagtactaaatgtagacgaaaaaaaactaattgcacagttgggtgagaaatcgcgagacgaaacttttgaacctaattagtccataattagacactaattgccaaatacaaacgaaagtgctacagtaaccaaattcaaaaaaattttggatctaaacagggcctaagactGTGCTTGTCATATCGCGTTGGGAGACCAAATTTCATAAGCATATCTTTTAAATTGCCATATTAACCACCATATTTCTTTAAAGTTATCGTTTACCTCATGTATATAAAACCTCCTCTATGGTATATTTTTTCAAAACACTGACTAGATGCTCATATGTATGTCGCATTCATCTCTATGAATGTAGAGATGAAGGTACCTGCACACGCTATTCTTATGAGCATAAAGACTACTAGTAGGTTGGATTGACATATTTCAAAATTGACGGACTCACCATGCATGAGTATCTCACTGTCGACAGATGCATCACCTATCATTAAAAGAATAGCGtcattaaaaagctaaatttttAAATAAATCCAAAAAAATACAAGCAAATGTTCCACCATGACGAACCTAACTAGCTAAGCTACACTCGGTTAAGTTCACATCTTCTTGTGGTGAATTGTCAGAGGAAAAACAGGTAAATTGTTATCCAATGATGCATCTCCCTTTGACCATAGGCACAATCTATATATCTATATTTTCTTCCTTCAGTCTCTCCCGAGCTTTTCTATCCATCCATTCACTCGAGCATAATTGTCATGTCCGGTTTTATTAAAAGTAGTACCATATAATGAATTGGAGATAAGAATCTTAATTAGTTTAATGTCCATTCCGTGACTCGAACTCACCATATGTTTATAGGAGTTAGAATAGCATGCCTTCAGTCATGGTACATAGTCCGATTCCAAGATATATTAGAAAAGATGATGTAAGTTGTGCATTCTGTTACAACGTATAAAATCGATTACATCCTTCAATTCCCCCTGCCACTTCACGCCATCTGCTAGCCAACAAGCTTCAATAATCATATATGCCTACCCTCTCCTTCTGCGTCAAGATTCTAAACTTTTGGTCAGCAAGCTTCAGTAGTCCCAAGTCCCAAATAATACCTATCAGAACAGTGTCACTGGTTCATTTTGTGCTCCGTTGTAATAAACGACGATTTCCCTCCCAAATAACCCAAGAATGTGGCGATTCTCACTTGTCTTCGATAGGGAAAAATGACGCCTTCCATAATATCTGCATTCGGACTTGGGAATAACTGGACTGTTTTGCATGGCAGGCCTGAACCTTGGGTGGTTGCAAATGTAAGCATCCGAGGGCGTGAGCCTTGTTGCAGTTGGTTCTATGTGACTGACCGCATGAAACCATGTTCGTTGGGGAAAGCACCTCGTTCATGGGCCTGGGCGCCTGGCCGTCGTATGCTGTATGGCCGCACCTGGGCagcatcattgatccatcattctATGGCATTTTGTTAGTTGCCGGACAGCCGGAGCaatgataaaaaaaaaactaataggGTCGAAACCCCGGCCATATGAGATGGCTTAATGCTGTGCACACGGGGATTCAAACCGTGGTTGCTGGCTCAACTCTAACACGAGCTAGCCAACCAGCCTCGAGCCGGTGGAGGCAACTGacgttttcttttaaaaaaatgacaGGAGTGCTGCCATGGTCATTTAAGAAGGAGAGCAAGCGGAGAGTTTACACTGTTACAAACTTTACAATACAAAACAAGTAGGAGTACACGCAGAGCGCGAGGAACAATAGCAAATCATTGTAATAATAAGTAAATAGTCACACGTCAGGCTTCTAAATGGTATTCTCTCTGGAGCAGAGCTACTGTATGTACAAAGTAGAGGGTGCGGGTGCACCAAGgcaaaaataaagaaaaatgatTATGTTTAAATTGTCACCATATATGTACTCTCATGGTAAAAATCAGTGCCCTATGACGTCACTGGTGGGCCAAATACATTCGAAAGTGTTATTGATGTCATCTTAGCCCTCCCTTATTGTGAAAATGTGTCATGATTTCATTGACGATATCCTTATTTATAAAAAGACTTGGTTTGATCACCTTTTCCACATCTATATCTATATAAGAACTTTAAATTCGCACTGTTCATCCGGCGTTTTCCCAGACACAGAGCCATGTAGATCAATAGTACCGGGCACGTACTGTTCACCGGCGCCCGAAAAGATTTCCTTTTTTTTCCGAAAAAGGAACAGTGTCAGCCCAACAATTTTTCCACCTCCTTCCCACGCGAAGCGTGGGCACCCACGCTAGTAAGAACTTTAAATTTAAGGCCTTTCACAACATCGCGCACTGTTCATCCGGCGCTTTCACATGCCCAGGTCACCGCAGTCAACAGTACCGGCGAGTTACTGCTCATCCGGTGTTTTCAACAGTACCGGGTACCGGGCGAACAGTACCAACCGATAAATTTTTTCCCCAAAAAAGGAACAGTGCCAGCCCGGTAAAAAAaaattcagttttttttttcgcaCCTCCTTCCCACGCGAAGCGTGGGCAGTTCGAGATGTTTTCACCGTTCTCCAACAACATTTATTCCAAGTGAAATTATCCAAATGTTCTTTTGCTCAAGCAGAGCTAAGTTACTTGGGACATATCATCAATGCTAAATAGGTGTCCACTGGTCCAAGGAAGGTCAAAATTATTCAAGAGTGCCCACAACCATCATCCATTCAAGACATCAGGAGCCTGCTTGGTATGGCAAGCTATTACAGAAGGTTTGTTCAGCATTTGTCCCCACCACTAAGCTTATGGCAACGCAATAGTCATTTCAAGCTCTTAAGCAAGCTCTGATCACAACACCTGTGTTGGCTATGCCGAATTTCTCCAAACAATTCATTGTTGAAactaatgcttttgtgggtgcaTCCTTAAACAGGATGGTGGACCACCCCTTTGCCTATGTCAGCAAAACTCTAGGTCCTAAGGGTCAAGGACTTTTCACATATGCAAAGGAATGCTTGGCGATTTTATTGGTTGTGGATCACTAAAGACCTTACTTGCAACACTACGCTTTCATCGTTAATTAAAACTAACCAGATCCATTTGGACGATCAACGTTTGTCAACACCTTGGCAACATAAGGCTCTCACTAAGCTATTTTTGACCGAATCAGCAGGCGTGCCTATATATTTTTTTGCTTTTCAATTGAACGAAAAAATAAAAAGTACAGGTTAAGTTACAAGGCAACTAGGcctaagaaaaaagagaaaactaCATCATATATAACTCTCTCTCCATAAATTGAGTTGTGCTTGTCTAGCTGGCTTGGCTTTGGTACACACATAGCCAAGTTCTACCTTGAATTGTCTCTTCCATGCATTGATATTACTCTATTCATTGTCGAAAATAACTCCATTTCTGGTCAAAAACTTCTCTGAATATGCTGCTCCCAAATGCTTCTCTTGCTTCTATTACCATGCCCAGTGGCTGTAAGTTCAGATTCCAGCTAATAGGAATCGTGTTCCAGCAGGATTGACTGAAGGGACATTCGAAGAAGAGATGAAAGCTTATTTGTTCATGCCCTATAGTGCATAGAACACAGCTGTAGTCTTCAGGTTCCATGTTTTTCCTCCTCAGGAGATTTATTCAACCTATCTCTAAGAAGTAGCCAGAAGAAAAATTTGTGCTTTCCCAAATTGCTAGAGGCCCAAAGCCATGAAAAGAGAGGAGATGCTTCAGTATGTTCTTGCATACTTTTGTATGCTTTACTACTACTGAACTTTGAGGATCCCCAACTATAACTCCAAATGTCATTGTGATTTTCATCCAAGTCTGATTCTTCTATGTGATTTTCAATTTTCTCTAGTTGGTCTGCAACTTGTTGTGAGAGGGGTAAACTAACAGTCTACTGTTATCCTG
This genomic interval carries:
- the LOC136513215 gene encoding serine/threonine-protein kinase-like protein At3g51990, which produces MGYLSCRADSSVATCRSITAISPLPISRRSGSSRPALPPAPAAIERFDYAELEAATSHFADAALLGRGSHGAVYKAVLPSGRAVAVKRPSPRRSEVDNEIRILSSVRGPCLVNLLGFSDPGPNSPGHAPVARLLVVEYMPNGTLYDLLHSSPRPPGWPRRLRLALQTARALRALHDADPPVIHRDVKSANVLLDANLDARLGDFGLALRVPKANATAGAGATAATKPVPAGTLGYLDPAYVTPESLSTKTDVFSFGILLLEIISGRRAIDVQHSPPSVVEWAVPLLRKGKVASLFDPRVAPPRDPATRKDLAALAASCVRSCRERRPSMADIVQRLVVLSKAVSAKVWNGLADGLAVVGNPCAVVDVHKTISKRAAASNRAESERESTSALAFDDDEKEEADAGALEEDQVPLVGAKKSPRPLKNGIVLSEAGARERRNLLDLMARIDGVAGQRFGISRARTVRATGELIEKDAVLLLRRNQTVRVVGSEALPKSERISRFDVKIKHKVAEEQEKPGKVQEKAENIQDNTSGVQESSKETLGKTSKLLEATEPNLDKEEKIQEKEEQNLEKVENVQENEGKIQCTAEKIQESQGGTRDKVEKFI